CGCATTTCCTCTTCAATACCCATCACGCCATTGTTGGGTTGATTCTGGAGCGCGAATATGAGCGCGCGATTGCCATGGTTACCTCGCTCAGCGACCTGTTGCGGGCCGTAATGGCTAACGGAGATGCTCAGCTAATTCCGTTGCGGGAGGAACTACAGTTCGTGACCAAGTATCTGCACATCCAACAAATCCGGTTTCAAGACCGGCTTCGTATCGAGTTTGACATCACCGCGGACACCCTAGAGTGCTTGTTTCCTCAATTCTTACTGCAGCCCCTAGTGGAAAATGCCATGGTCCACGGCATCGAGCAACTGCTGGGTGAGGCCGTCATCCGCATCAGCGCTCGGTATGAGGAAGATAGTCTGCTGGTAGAAGTCAGCGATAATGGCCTCGGACGCCGGGCTAGCTACCGGCGCCCGGCGCCGGCGCAAGGCCGAGGCATTGGGTTAAGTAACACCAAAACGCGGCTCGAAAAGCTCTACCACGGTCAGGCGCAACTCACCTTTTCCCAGCCCATGACGGGCGGTACCGTGGTGGGCCTGCGGGTACCCCGGAACGCTTCCCTGACACAATCGAGCGCCCGAGTTTCATTGCTAGATGCCGCCGTATGAGTTACCGAGCCCTGATTATTGACGATGAGCAGTTGTCGCGCCGCATTATTCAAACCTTCCTGCAAGACGAGGCCACGATTAACGTGGTGGGGGAAGCCGCGAATGGCCCGGATGCCGTGGTCCAGATTCTGGAGCAACGGCCGGACCTGCTGTTTTTGGATGTGCAGATGCCGGAAATGGATGGCTTTGAGGTCCTGCGAGCCGTCTGGCCCCATCACCAGCCATTTGTAGTATTCGTGACCGCCTTCGACTCGTATGCGATCAAGGCCTTCGAGTTTAGCGCGGCCGACTACTTACTCAAGCCCTTTGACCGCCGCCGATTCAATCAAGCAGTGGAACGGGTAAAAAATCAATTGACCTTGCAGGCAGGTGCGGGCGCAAGTCAAGCATTGCGCGCTCTGCTGGCTGAGCTTAGGCCCTCGGCCAGCTACGTTCAGCGCCTGCTCGTGAAGGAACACCGGAAGATGTTCTTTGTCAAGACGGACGACGTGGTGTATTTCGAGGCCGACCACAATTACGTCACCCTGCACACGGCGGTTAAAAAGCACCTGCTCTACGAAAGCCTGACCCTGCTGGAGCAGCAACTGGCGCCCCAGCAGTTTACGCGCATCAACCGCTCTTGTATCGTGAGCCTCGAGCATATAGTGGAACTGCAGACGCACTTCAACGGGGAGTACTGGGTCAAGCTGCGCACCGGCGAAACGCTTAAGTGGACCCGCAATTACCGCGACAACCTCCAGGCTTTTTACCGCCCCTCATAGGCATTGGGGACAAGTTCAGCCTGTTCATGACGCGGACGGCGGCATGCTTATGTGGTAAAAAGCTTGCGCTGTAGGCGGGGAAGCTAGCCGCTAACTTAAATAAGCGGAACAACCGTGGTAAGCCCGCGTGGTATACCAACGAACGCCGAGGACAGCCAGGCTGCTTGAGCAAGCGATTCGAAGGATACTACTACTGCAAAAGCTATCGTTTATGGCTAACGCAGGGAGGTGTGGGGAAACAATGATTTAAGCAGCTACGCTCCTCAAGTAGAGCCTGACAATAGCCCGTGCTTGATAGTTTGCACCTGCCCAGTGCGCATATCGTGGGCTGGAGTGACGGGGGCAATACGGGCCGGGTGCTGGCCCAGCGCTACCCCACCTACGTGCGCAAGCTCGTCACGAGGGGCGCCAACCCGTTGCCCACCACTGAAGCGGTGGAAACCAAGATGCTGCGCCAATCCGAGCAGGGACGGCAAGCCTTACTCAGGCCAGGCAACCTGGCGCAAGCCCGGCTGCTGACCTTGGTGCTCCCGAACCGCACCGCACGTAGGAAGCCTTGTTTTCAATTCAAGCCCCCACGTTGGTGCTGGCGGGCGAGAAAGATAGTATCAAGCGCGCCCCTACGCACGCCATCGGGGCCCACGTATCCCACGGGCAAGCCACGATTCTCCCTGGCCTCACGCACTACGCTCCGCAAGAGAATCCCACGCTCTTCAACAAACCCGTGCTGGACTTGGTGCTGGTTCAGCCCCCCCTGGCCCCGGCTCCCGCGAAGTAAGGGAAGACGGGTACACCTTACGGTTTGGAAAAGGCAGGTTTATGTACTTATACAACACTCCCTACCCTAGCTTGACGGCTGGTGGAGCATTTGTTGAGCGACACTCGAGACATGATCCCGCTTCCTTAGTGATAGTCCAAGGCA
This window of the Hymenobacter volaticus genome carries:
- a CDS encoding LytR/AlgR family response regulator transcription factor; the protein is MSYRALIIDDEQLSRRIIQTFLQDEATINVVGEAANGPDAVVQILEQRPDLLFLDVQMPEMDGFEVLRAVWPHHQPFVVFVTAFDSYAIKAFEFSAADYLLKPFDRRRFNQAVERVKNQLTLQAGAGASQALRALLAELRPSASYVQRLLVKEHRKMFFVKTDDVVYFEADHNYVTLHTAVKKHLLYESLTLLEQQLAPQQFTRINRSCIVSLEHIVELQTHFNGEYWVKLRTGETLKWTRNYRDNLQAFYRPS
- a CDS encoding alpha/beta fold hydrolase; this encodes MFSIQAPTLVLAGEKDSIKRAPTHAIGAHVSHGQATILPGLTHYAPQENPTLFNKPVLDLVLVQPPLAPAPAK